A genomic segment from Paenibacillus sp. FSL K6-1096 encodes:
- a CDS encoding chemotaxis protein CheW yields MAEDIKVIVFKLGTEEYGIEVEKVQTIERMMPITRVPKTYSFIKGVINLRGVVIPVIDLRGRFGIEEAEHTDQTRIIIVNVNEMEVGFIVDSANDVIDLNRDIIDVPPDVVGGIKAKYLDGVAKIGDDRLLIMLNLSEVLNKSEIVQLEGLEG; encoded by the coding sequence ATGGCTGAAGATATCAAAGTAATCGTATTCAAGCTTGGCACTGAAGAATACGGCATTGAAGTGGAGAAGGTCCAGACGATTGAACGCATGATGCCGATTACCCGTGTACCGAAGACTTATTCATTCATCAAAGGGGTAATCAATCTGCGCGGAGTGGTCATTCCGGTGATTGATCTGCGCGGCCGGTTCGGGATCGAGGAAGCGGAGCATACCGACCAGACCCGGATCATCATTGTGAATGTCAATGAGATGGAGGTCGGCTTCATCGTCGATTCCGCCAACGATGTCATTGATCTGAACCGCGATATCATTGATGTTCCGCCGGATGTAGTGGGCGGCATCAAGGCGAAGTATCTGGACGGGGTGGCCAAAATTGGAGATGACCGTCTGCTGATTATGCTCAACCTGTCCGAGGTGCTCAACAAGAGCGAAATCGTGCAGCTTGAAGGCCTGGAGGGATAG
- a CDS encoding chemotaxis protein CheC, which yields MELFKNFKDFKMDVLKEVGNIGAGNAATALSQLLNKPIDMAVPKVQLLSFEEITDKVGGAEELVYAVFLRVEGEAPGNLFFILAPEAATNLLSRIAGIEVSGSGELSEMELSALSEIGNILAGSYLSSLADFTSLSMYPTVPALAMDMAGAILGYGLLQFGQMGDDALLIDTTFLEGQNEIEGQFFLIPDPESFPKIFKALGVPFDND from the coding sequence GTGGAGCTATTCAAGAACTTCAAGGACTTCAAAATGGACGTGCTCAAGGAGGTCGGGAATATTGGGGCCGGCAATGCCGCCACCGCGCTGTCGCAGCTGCTCAATAAACCGATCGATATGGCGGTGCCGAAGGTCCAGCTCCTCAGCTTCGAGGAGATTACCGATAAGGTGGGCGGTGCGGAAGAACTCGTATATGCGGTATTCCTGCGGGTGGAAGGCGAAGCTCCCGGTAATCTGTTCTTCATACTGGCCCCGGAGGCTGCCACCAATCTGCTCAGCCGGATTGCCGGAATTGAAGTGTCCGGCAGCGGCGAGCTGAGTGAGATGGAGCTGTCGGCGCTCAGCGAGATCGGCAATATTCTGGCCGGCTCCTACCTGTCCTCCCTGGCTGATTTCACCTCGTTGTCCATGTACCCTACGGTGCCGGCGCTGGCGATGGATATGGCCGGAGCTATTCTCGGCTACGGGCTGCTGCAATTCGGTCAGATGGGCGATGACGCGCTGCTGATCGACACGACCTTCCTGGAAGGCCAGAATGAAATTGAAGGGCAATTCTTCCTAATACCCGATCCGGAATCATTCCCCAAAATCTTCAAGGCCCTGGGAGTACCGTTCGACAATGATTGA
- a CDS encoding chemotaxis response regulator protein-glutamate methylesterase, translating to MRPYKVLVVDDSAFMRKIISDLIENDADFQVTATAANGREAIQKVNELRPDLVTMDVEMPEMNGLEALKLIMAEHPLPVIMLSGINEEGMKETILALEWGAFDFIRKPSISNSQDIIAVGESLREQMKEAMLAREQRAARASGVKAPEPPPAAEPKAPRTVREPVVRKPEAFKKEAAPLREPQKEAEKPKRAPLAPPAEPPKPQPQKGGADPVAPGRAAKPPVSTPPAAKPAAGRPGSRSTEAAGAEAIGLRAAAETAAGAFMEPPAATGLGGGTRNLRKLVAVGCSTGGPRALKAFLEKIPGDFPAPIVIVQHMPPNFTKSLAQRLNTFSALEVAEAEHGMILRQGAAYIAPGGYHLKVVPATGGQYAIELTKEEVRNGHRPSVDTLFESVLQLTSLERHAVLMTGMGSDGARMMKALYDSGVTSTFAESEETCVVYGMPRSAVELQCVRYILPLQDIAPKLVQAVK from the coding sequence ATGAGGCCTTATAAAGTTCTGGTGGTTGATGACTCTGCGTTTATGCGCAAGATCATTTCCGATTTAATAGAGAACGATGCGGATTTCCAGGTGACGGCAACCGCTGCTAACGGCCGCGAGGCGATTCAGAAGGTGAATGAGCTGCGGCCCGATCTCGTCACCATGGATGTGGAAATGCCGGAGATGAATGGACTGGAGGCGCTCAAGCTTATCATGGCCGAGCATCCCCTGCCTGTGATCATGCTGTCAGGCATTAATGAAGAGGGGATGAAGGAGACCATCCTGGCCTTGGAGTGGGGGGCTTTCGATTTCATCCGAAAGCCATCCATTTCAAACTCCCAGGATATCATCGCCGTGGGGGAATCCCTGCGGGAGCAGATGAAGGAGGCCATGCTGGCGCGTGAACAGCGTGCAGCCCGCGCTTCGGGCGTGAAGGCGCCGGAGCCGCCTCCGGCAGCGGAGCCTAAGGCTCCGAGAACGGTGAGGGAACCGGTGGTCCGGAAGCCCGAAGCGTTCAAGAAGGAAGCGGCGCCGCTGCGGGAGCCGCAGAAGGAAGCGGAGAAGCCGAAGCGTGCGCCTCTTGCGCCGCCGGCTGAACCGCCGAAGCCGCAGCCGCAGAAGGGCGGTGCGGACCCGGTGGCTCCAGGGCGCGCAGCCAAGCCGCCCGTGTCTACGCCGCCGGCAGCGAAGCCGGCGGCCGGCAGGCCCGGCAGCCGGAGCACGGAGGCTGCCGGCGCCGAGGCGATTGGCCTGCGGGCGGCTGCCGAGACGGCCGCGGGGGCCTTCATGGAGCCGCCTGCAGCCACCGGGCTGGGCGGCGGGACACGCAACCTGCGCAAGCTGGTTGCGGTTGGATGCTCTACGGGAGGACCGAGGGCGCTGAAGGCGTTCCTGGAGAAGATTCCCGGTGATTTTCCGGCCCCGATTGTCATTGTCCAGCATATGCCGCCTAACTTCACCAAATCGCTGGCCCAGCGGCTGAATACCTTCAGCGCGCTGGAGGTGGCCGAAGCGGAGCACGGCATGATTCTCCGCCAGGGCGCGGCTTATATCGCCCCCGGGGGATATCATCTGAAGGTGGTTCCGGCAACCGGCGGCCAATATGCGATCGAGCTTACCAAGGAAGAGGTCCGCAACGGGCATCGTCCTTCTGTAGATACACTGTTTGAATCGGTGCTGCAGCTTACCTCGCTGGAACGTCACGCCGTGCTCATGACCGGGATGGGCAGCGATGGGGCCCGTATGATGAAAGCACTCTACGATTCGGGTGTAACCTCTACCTTTGCGGAGAGCGAAGAGACCTGCGTGGTCTATGGAATGCCGCGCTCGGCAGTGGAGCTACAGTGTGTGAGATACATTCTGCCTTTGCAAGACATTGCTCCAAAGCTGGTACAAGCCGTTAAATAA
- a CDS encoding FapA family protein gives MIGQYVLSQYLSITFSDDKGIAYLQFIKKDENFSCSVEDLDSFLYSHNIRFGIQRDIVQRISSNPEEYFWNRVPIAIGEPAVNGKDGRVILTVDLEEDRRPLEKEDGKVDYKELVRLHNVRKGQLIAKAIPAESGVPGKMVTGEEIPCRAGKDARFKVGKNVLVDQEETSMYAAIDGLVTLTDKGKINVFPVYEVNGDVDYSTGNIDFVGTVVIRGNVLTGFTVKSAGDIRVVGGVEGAELISGGSIEITGGIIGYNKGLVNAGQNVKVSFIQDGNVVAGEDIIVSQSIMHSNIRAGRDVLCNGSKGLIVGGIVQAGDRVVARTIGNTMSTATAIEVGVVPELRNEMNELRQELRQLLENEDKTNKALYLLGQLANNGQLPPDKVALRVKLNATKQSHLREEKRIKERVLEIERMLEDTGRARVDVIKTIYGGSKIVIGRYTRFVKDPTERVSFIYSEGDISITPYI, from the coding sequence TTGATCGGTCAATATGTATTGAGCCAATACCTGAGTATTACATTCTCGGATGATAAGGGAATTGCTTACCTTCAATTCATCAAGAAGGATGAGAATTTCTCCTGTTCGGTCGAAGATCTTGACAGCTTCCTGTACAGTCACAATATTCGTTTCGGCATCCAGCGCGACATTGTCCAGCGGATCAGCAGCAATCCGGAGGAGTATTTCTGGAACAGAGTGCCCATCGCCATCGGGGAGCCAGCAGTGAACGGCAAGGACGGCCGTGTCATTCTGACCGTGGATTTGGAAGAAGACCGCAGGCCTCTGGAGAAGGAGGACGGCAAGGTCGATTATAAAGAGCTGGTGCGGCTGCATAATGTGAGAAAAGGCCAACTCATTGCCAAGGCGATTCCTGCAGAGAGCGGAGTTCCCGGCAAGATGGTCACCGGCGAAGAGATTCCCTGCCGGGCAGGAAAAGATGCCCGCTTCAAGGTAGGCAAGAATGTGCTGGTGGATCAGGAAGAGACCTCGATGTACGCGGCCATTGACGGATTGGTTACGCTAACAGACAAAGGGAAGATTAACGTTTTCCCGGTGTATGAGGTGAACGGGGATGTGGATTACAGCACAGGCAATATTGATTTCGTGGGTACGGTAGTCATTCGCGGCAATGTGCTTACCGGCTTCACCGTCAAATCCGCAGGAGATATCCGGGTGGTTGGCGGGGTGGAGGGTGCTGAGCTTATCTCAGGCGGCTCCATCGAGATCACCGGGGGAATTATCGGCTACAATAAAGGTCTTGTAAACGCCGGACAGAACGTCAAGGTCTCCTTCATCCAGGACGGCAATGTAGTTGCAGGTGAGGATATCATCGTCTCGCAGAGCATTATGCATTCCAATATCCGGGCAGGACGTGATGTGCTCTGCAACGGCTCCAAGGGCCTGATTGTCGGAGGGATTGTGCAGGCAGGGGACCGGGTAGTTGCCCGAACCATCGGGAATACGATGTCCACCGCTACAGCAATTGAGGTGGGAGTTGTTCCTGAGCTGCGAAACGAGATGAATGAGCTGCGCCAGGAGCTGCGCCAGCTCTTAGAGAACGAGGATAAGACGAACAAAGCGCTGTATCTGCTGGGCCAGCTGGCGAACAACGGCCAACTCCCGCCGGATAAGGTTGCCCTCCGGGTGAAGCTCAATGCAACGAAGCAATCCCATCTGCGCGAGGAGAAGAGAATTAAAGAGCGTGTGCTGGAAATTGAACGGATGCTGGAGGATACCGGCAGAGCCAGAGTGGACGTCATCAAAACGATCTATGGCGGCTCCAAAATCGTGATCGGCAGGTACACGCGCTTCGTCAAGGACCCTACTGAGCGGGTATCCTTCATATACAGCGAAGGGGATATCTCCATTACGCCGTACATCTAA
- a CDS encoding isoprenyl transferase: MIKRIQEWLSRKDRQEPVEISPDNIPRHVAIIMDGNGRWAKRRGMPRVVGHQNGMKAVKRATIAANDLGVEFLTLYAFSTENWTRPKDEVDFLMRLPVEFLAIELDELIEKNVQVRVMGDPEALPSHTRKAMDEAVARTKNNTGLILNFALNYGGRKEIEDCMREMGKDIQAGTLSPDEITSELIGNRLLSSGLPDPDLLIRTSGEKRLSNFMLWQIAYSEFWFTDAYWPEFDKTHLMQAVAEYQRRTRRYGGLK, from the coding sequence ATGATCAAACGGATTCAAGAATGGCTGAGCCGTAAAGACAGGCAGGAGCCAGTCGAGATTTCACCGGATAATATTCCCCGGCATGTAGCGATAATTATGGATGGCAACGGGCGCTGGGCCAAACGGCGCGGTATGCCGCGGGTGGTGGGCCACCAGAACGGGATGAAGGCAGTCAAGCGTGCAACCATTGCCGCGAATGACCTGGGAGTAGAATTTTTGACTCTGTATGCTTTCTCTACGGAGAACTGGACCCGGCCGAAGGATGAAGTTGATTTCCTGATGCGTCTCCCCGTTGAATTCCTGGCGATTGAGCTGGACGAATTAATCGAGAAAAATGTGCAGGTACGCGTCATGGGCGACCCGGAGGCTCTGCCTTCCCATACCCGTAAGGCCATGGATGAAGCAGTGGCCCGCACCAAGAACAATACCGGACTTATATTGAATTTTGCGCTGAACTACGGCGGACGTAAAGAGATAGAAGACTGTATGCGCGAGATGGGCAAGGATATCCAGGCTGGTACGCTGTCGCCGGACGAGATCACATCAGAGTTGATCGGCAACAGACTTTTGTCCAGCGGATTACCCGATCCTGACCTGCTGATCCGCACCAGCGGCGAGAAGCGGCTCAGCAACTTTATGCTGTGGCAGATCGCGTACAGTGAGTTTTGGTTCACAGATGCGTATTGGCCGGAATTTGACAAAACACATCTGATGCAGGCTGTGGCGGAGTATCAGCGGCGCACACGCCGTTATGGCGGATTGAAGTAG
- a CDS encoding chemotaxis protein CheA, whose protein sequence is MDMNQYLSMFIDESNDHLQSLNESMMELEANPEDLSIVQVIFRSAHTLKGMAATMGFEDLASLTHQMENVLDLVRNNKLRMQDFIFDTLFKSIDALESMVEDITGGGTGKADVSAIVASLQAIVRGEVPAAGGAAAEVTAAAAGNASGAQVFLDEFQYSVLEQSLQAGHQVLYVDVAIRKDCQLKAVRAYMVFDLLERSGEVVKSFPSVQDIEQEKFDTGFSLYYITQKDASEIQKMILNLSEIEAVTAVALDQESLRQMGQDSVAATAEAPAPVQTAAPAAAPATAAAAPAREDSGKAAPARAGGAPSPSRTIRVDIERLDVLMNLFSELLIDRVRLEQLASEVQNSDLTETVEHMGRVSGDLQNIVMKLRMVPVDTVFNRFPRMIRDLAKSLDKKVELIITGADTEMDRTVIDEIGDPLVHLLRNAVDHGIESVADRTAAGKPETGTVQLRAFHSGNHVFIEIEEDGRGIYPKKVLASAVKKGTITQEQANSMSDDEAYQLLFAPGFSTAEVISDVSGRGVGLDVVKAKISSLGGNVTIYSTPGKGTNFSVQLPLTLSIIAAMLVRLGSEKYAIPLSSIVETGIVKQTQIRTIHGNRMVEFRGSHIPLVSLSKIFAIPDYDESTEEETEIVVVRKGERLVALAVQDFIGQNEIVIKNLGKYLPEVQGISGATILGDGQVALIIDPNAFIK, encoded by the coding sequence GTGGACATGAACCAATATTTATCCATGTTTATTGATGAGTCAAATGATCATCTGCAGTCACTGAACGAAAGCATGATGGAACTGGAAGCAAATCCTGAGGACTTAAGCATTGTCCAGGTGATTTTCCGCTCCGCCCATACCTTGAAGGGTATGGCAGCTACAATGGGTTTTGAGGATTTGGCTTCGCTGACGCACCAGATGGAGAATGTGCTCGATCTGGTACGCAATAACAAACTGCGGATGCAGGATTTCATCTTCGACACCCTGTTCAAAAGTATTGACGCTCTGGAATCAATGGTTGAGGATATCACAGGCGGAGGCACGGGCAAGGCGGATGTCTCGGCAATTGTAGCCTCCCTCCAGGCCATTGTGCGCGGAGAGGTTCCTGCGGCGGGCGGAGCGGCTGCCGAGGTCACTGCGGCAGCCGCCGGCAATGCCTCCGGCGCGCAGGTATTCCTGGACGAATTCCAGTATTCCGTACTGGAGCAGTCATTGCAGGCAGGACATCAGGTGTTGTATGTGGATGTAGCGATCCGTAAGGATTGCCAGCTCAAAGCCGTGCGCGCCTACATGGTCTTCGATCTTCTGGAGCGCTCCGGAGAGGTCGTTAAGTCCTTCCCTTCGGTTCAGGATATCGAGCAGGAGAAATTCGATACCGGCTTCTCCCTCTATTACATAACCCAAAAGGATGCAAGCGAAATTCAGAAGATGATTCTGAACCTGTCGGAGATTGAGGCGGTTACAGCCGTGGCTCTTGATCAGGAATCGCTGCGCCAGATGGGGCAGGACAGTGTGGCTGCTACCGCAGAAGCTCCTGCTCCTGTGCAGACTGCGGCTCCGGCAGCAGCCCCTGCGACCGCCGCCGCTGCGCCCGCAAGGGAAGACAGCGGCAAGGCGGCTCCGGCCCGAGCGGGCGGAGCGCCTTCGCCTTCCCGGACCATCCGTGTCGATATTGAGCGCCTGGATGTTCTGATGAACCTGTTCAGCGAGCTGCTGATTGACCGGGTCCGGCTGGAGCAGCTGGCTTCCGAAGTCCAGAACAGCGACCTTACCGAGACGGTTGAGCATATGGGCCGGGTCAGTGGGGATCTGCAGAATATCGTCATGAAGCTGCGCATGGTGCCGGTGGATACGGTATTCAACCGGTTCCCGCGGATGATCCGCGATCTGGCCAAATCGCTCGACAAAAAGGTAGAGCTGATCATCACCGGCGCCGATACAGAGATGGACCGCACTGTAATTGACGAGATTGGCGATCCGCTGGTGCATCTGCTGCGCAATGCGGTGGACCACGGCATTGAATCGGTGGCAGACCGCACCGCCGCCGGGAAACCGGAGACCGGCACGGTTCAGCTGCGGGCCTTCCATAGCGGTAACCACGTCTTCATTGAGATTGAAGAGGACGGAAGGGGCATTTATCCGAAGAAGGTTCTGGCCTCGGCCGTCAAGAAGGGGACGATTACCCAGGAGCAGGCTAATTCGATGTCGGATGATGAAGCCTATCAGCTCCTATTCGCCCCGGGCTTCAGTACGGCAGAGGTCATCTCCGACGTCTCGGGCCGCGGAGTCGGCCTGGATGTGGTCAAAGCCAAAATCTCCTCGCTGGGCGGTAACGTCACGATCTACTCCACGCCGGGCAAAGGCACTAACTTCTCAGTGCAGCTTCCGCTCACTCTATCGATCATTGCCGCGATGCTGGTCCGGCTGGGCTCCGAGAAATATGCCATTCCTCTTTCATCTATCGTGGAGACGGGCATCGTGAAGCAAACCCAGATCCGCACCATTCACGGCAACAGAATGGTAGAGTTCCGGGGCAGTCATATTCCGCTGGTATCGCTGAGCAAGATCTTCGCTATTCCGGACTACGATGAGAGCACGGAGGAGGAGACCGAGATTGTCGTCGTGCGCAAGGGGGAACGGTTAGTTGCCCTGGCAGTGCAGGACTTCATCGGACAGAACGAAATTGTAATCAAGAACCTCGGCAAGTATCTGCCTGAGGTGCAGGGCATCTCCGGGGCAACCATTCTCGGGGACGGGCAGGTAGCGCTTATCATTGATCCGAATGCTTTCATCAAATAA
- a CDS encoding FliA/WhiG family RNA polymerase sigma factor: MNERKAAQSETDMLWEQWKEHGDPEAKKKLIESYLHIVDYVSSRLAVGLPKNVSKDDLASNGVMGLIDAIEKFDYKRGLQFQTYASWRVRGAILDSLRQSDWVPRSVREKAKKIEDAYQQLEQKYLRSVSDEEMSQYLNISETEFQTMLQDVAVMSLCSLEDPIREEESETRMSILVDDKAKNPDRKVNEFYLRDTLTKGIEKLTVKERTVVSLLYYEDLSLSEIAEVMSLSPSRISQLHSKAILRLRGTLEKNRDLLMQND; encoded by the coding sequence TTGAACGAGCGCAAAGCAGCTCAGTCGGAAACAGATATGCTCTGGGAGCAATGGAAAGAACACGGTGATCCTGAAGCCAAAAAAAAGCTGATTGAGAGTTATCTTCATATTGTTGATTACGTATCCAGCCGTCTGGCGGTAGGCCTGCCCAAAAACGTGTCCAAGGATGATCTGGCCAGCAACGGTGTGATGGGGCTGATTGACGCCATTGAGAAGTTCGACTACAAGCGGGGGCTTCAATTCCAGACCTATGCCTCCTGGCGGGTAAGAGGGGCTATCCTCGATTCACTGCGGCAAAGCGACTGGGTTCCGAGATCGGTCCGGGAGAAAGCCAAAAAAATTGAGGATGCTTACCAGCAGCTGGAACAGAAGTATCTGCGGTCCGTAAGTGACGAGGAAATGAGCCAGTATCTGAATATTTCGGAGACGGAGTTTCAGACCATGCTGCAGGATGTTGCGGTGATGTCGCTCTGTTCATTGGAAGATCCTATTCGTGAAGAAGAATCCGAGACGCGCATGTCCATTCTGGTGGACGACAAGGCCAAGAATCCGGACCGTAAAGTAAATGAGTTCTATCTGCGGGATACACTTACCAAGGGCATCGAGAAATTAACAGTGAAAGAACGGACCGTAGTGTCCCTTTTATATTATGAAGATTTATCTTTAAGCGAGATAGCCGAGGTGATGTCGTTATCGCCTTCACGGATCTCGCAGCTTCATTCCAAAGCGATTTTGCGGCTAAGGGGTACACTTGAGAAGAACCGGGACCTTCTGATGCAAAATGATTAA
- the frr gene encoding ribosome recycling factor — translation MPQSVKKNAEERMEKAILSLKRDLATLRAGRASASLLDRIQVEYYGAPTPVNQLANISTPDPRTLMIQPWDKSSLSDIERAIMKSDIGITPANDGTIIRLSIPPLTEERRSELVKLTKKFGEEAKVAIRNIRRDANDDIKKMEKNGISEDESHGHQEDIQKSTDKFIAEVDKVLLSKEKEIMEV, via the coding sequence ATGCCACAATCGGTCAAGAAGAATGCCGAAGAGCGTATGGAAAAGGCGATTCTCTCGCTGAAGCGCGATCTGGCAACATTGCGGGCAGGACGCGCTTCGGCGTCGCTGCTGGATCGCATTCAAGTGGAGTACTACGGTGCTCCGACTCCTGTGAATCAGCTGGCCAACATCAGTACCCCGGACCCCCGGACCCTGATGATCCAGCCTTGGGACAAAAGCTCCCTGTCCGACATCGAGCGGGCGATTATGAAATCCGATATCGGAATTACCCCGGCCAATGACGGCACGATTATCCGGCTGTCGATTCCTCCGCTTACCGAGGAGCGCCGCAGCGAGCTGGTGAAGCTCACCAAGAAATTCGGCGAGGAAGCCAAGGTGGCCATCCGCAACATCCGCCGCGATGCGAACGATGACATTAAGAAGATGGAGAAGAACGGCATTTCCGAAGACGAATCACATGGACATCAGGAAGATATCCAGAAATCAACGGATAAGTTCATAGCTGAAGTCGATAAAGTGCTCTTGTCCAAAGAAAAAGAGATTATGGAAGTATAA
- the pyrH gene encoding UMP kinase codes for MEQPVFKRVVLKVSGESLAGQNGYGIDADTIISIAEQVKEVVELGVQVAIVCGGGNIWRGIAGSASGIDRATADYMGMLATVMNSLALQDALEQIDVPTRVQTSIAMQQIAEPYIRRRAIRHLEKGRVVIFAAGTGNPFFSTDTTAALRAAEIEAEVILMAKNKVDGVYSADPFKDSTAVKYEQLTYMDILNKNLGVMDSTASSLCMDNNIPLIVFAITEQGNIKRVVLGERIGTMVKGSVN; via the coding sequence TTGGAACAACCGGTATTTAAGAGAGTAGTCCTTAAGGTCAGCGGGGAATCGCTGGCTGGACAGAACGGCTATGGCATCGATGCCGACACGATTATCTCCATTGCAGAGCAGGTTAAAGAAGTCGTTGAGCTTGGAGTGCAGGTTGCGATTGTCTGCGGCGGCGGCAACATCTGGCGCGGAATCGCCGGAAGCGCAAGCGGAATTGACCGGGCTACAGCGGATTATATGGGAATGCTGGCAACGGTGATGAACTCGCTGGCCCTCCAGGACGCCCTGGAGCAGATCGATGTCCCTACCCGGGTGCAGACCTCCATCGCCATGCAGCAGATTGCTGAGCCTTATATCCGCCGCCGGGCAATCCGGCATCTGGAGAAGGGCCGTGTCGTTATCTTTGCCGCAGGGACCGGGAATCCGTTCTTCTCGACAGATACGACGGCAGCGCTCCGCGCGGCCGAGATCGAAGCTGAGGTCATTCTGATGGCCAAGAACAAAGTGGACGGCGTCTATTCTGCAGATCCATTCAAGGACAGCACGGCTGTGAAGTATGAGCAGCTTACTTATATGGATATTCTGAACAAGAACCTCGGGGTTATGGATTCCACCGCTTCCTCTCTCTGCATGGATAATAATATACCGCTCATTGTGTTTGCTATTACAGAGCAAGGCAATATCAAACGTGTCGTTCTCGGTGAAAGAATCGGGACGATGGTCAAAGGGAGTGTAAATTAA
- a CDS encoding chemotaxis protein CheD: MIEEQSIIKVGMADLNVGGQDSLIRTTGLGSCVGLTLFDPGKKLAGMAHVMLPSSDIAREGQLNIAKFADTAVPELLSRLLALGAVRSRIVAKMAGGSQMFAFAGGSDTMRIGPRNVESCKLALDALRIPLIAEDTGGNYGRTIEISCNTGVIFIRSVQKGQKEI; this comes from the coding sequence ATGATTGAAGAGCAAAGCATCATTAAAGTAGGCATGGCGGATCTTAATGTGGGCGGCCAGGATAGTCTTATCCGTACGACCGGTCTTGGCTCCTGCGTTGGCCTGACGCTGTTCGACCCCGGCAAAAAGCTGGCGGGCATGGCTCATGTCATGCTGCCTTCGTCAGACATCGCGCGGGAAGGGCAGCTGAATATCGCCAAGTTCGCCGATACTGCTGTGCCGGAGCTGTTATCGCGCCTGCTTGCGCTGGGGGCGGTCAGAAGCCGGATTGTGGCCAAGATGGCCGGAGGCTCGCAGATGTTCGCCTTTGCGGGCGGGAGTGACACCATGAGGATCGGGCCTCGTAACGTGGAATCCTGCAAGCTTGCTCTTGACGCGCTTCGTATTCCTCTGATCGCTGAGGATACGGGCGGCAACTACGGACGCACGATAGAAATCTCCTGTAATACCGGAGTGATTTTTATCCGCAGCGTTCAAAAAGGCCAGAAGGAAATATAG
- the tsf gene encoding translation elongation factor Ts, which produces MAVDAKAVKELRERTGAGMLDCKKALEEANNDITKAAELLREKGLAAAANKAGRVATEGTVESYIHAGGRIGVLVEINCETDFVGKTDSFKEFARDIAMQIAAAKPLYVRREEVPAADVEKEKEILKAQALNEGKPEKIVEKMVEGRISKFYEEYCLLEQPFVKDPDKTISQLLNEKISTIGENISIRRFVRFELGEGLEKKVDNFVEEVMAQVNQ; this is translated from the coding sequence ATGGCAGTAGATGCAAAGGCAGTAAAGGAACTTCGTGAAAGAACAGGAGCAGGAATGCTCGATTGCAAGAAAGCGCTGGAAGAAGCAAACAACGATATCACCAAAGCTGCTGAATTGCTTCGCGAGAAAGGCCTGGCTGCAGCAGCCAACAAAGCAGGACGTGTTGCTACAGAAGGTACTGTAGAGTCTTACATCCACGCTGGCGGCCGCATCGGCGTTCTGGTTGAAATCAACTGCGAAACAGACTTTGTAGGCAAAACAGATTCCTTCAAAGAATTCGCCCGCGACATCGCAATGCAGATCGCTGCAGCGAAGCCGCTGTATGTTCGCCGTGAAGAAGTACCGGCTGCTGATGTAGAGAAAGAAAAAGAAATTCTTAAGGCTCAGGCGCTGAACGAAGGCAAGCCGGAGAAAATCGTTGAAAAAATGGTGGAAGGCCGCATCAGCAAGTTCTATGAAGAATACTGCCTGCTGGAACAGCCATTTGTTAAAGACCCGGATAAGACGATCTCTCAGCTGCTGAACGAAAAGATCAGCACTATCGGTGAGAACATCTCCATCCGCCGCTTCGTACGTTTCGAGCTGGGTGAAGGTCTTGAGAAGAAAGTCGACAACTTCGTTGAAGAAGTAATGGCACAAGTGAACCAATAA
- the rpsB gene encoding 30S ribosomal protein S2 produces MAVISMKQLLEAGVHFGHQTRRWNPKMDRYIFTERNGIYIIDLQKTVKKVEEAYNFVKSVAGDNGTILFVGTKKQAQDSVKEEAERSGMFFINQRWLGGTLTNFQTIQKRIDRLKKLEAWEEDGTFAVLPKKEVILLRKEKDRLEKFLGGIKNMKGLPSALFIIDPRKERIAVAEARKLGIPIVAIVDTNCDPDEIDYVIPGNDDAIRAVKLLTGKMADAVVEAHQGEDTTTA; encoded by the coding sequence ATGGCAGTAATCTCCATGAAACAGCTTCTCGAAGCTGGGGTTCACTTCGGTCACCAGACCCGTCGTTGGAATCCTAAGATGGATCGTTATATCTTCACTGAAAGAAACGGAATTTACATTATTGACCTGCAAAAGACAGTCAAAAAGGTAGAGGAAGCTTACAACTTTGTAAAGAGCGTGGCTGGCGACAACGGCACAATCCTGTTCGTGGGAACCAAAAAGCAGGCACAGGATTCCGTTAAGGAAGAAGCTGAACGTTCCGGCATGTTCTTCATCAACCAGCGCTGGCTGGGCGGTACCCTGACTAACTTCCAGACGATTCAGAAGCGTATTGACCGCCTGAAGAAGCTTGAAGCTTGGGAAGAAGACGGTACCTTCGCAGTACTGCCTAAGAAAGAAGTTATCCTTCTCCGCAAAGAGAAAGATCGTCTTGAGAAATTCCTCGGCGGTATCAAGAACATGAAGGGCCTTCCAAGCGCCCTGTTCATCATTGATCCTCGCAAAGAGCGTATTGCAGTAGCGGAAGCCCGCAAATTGGGTATTCCAATCGTGGCTATCGTTGATACAAACTGCGATCCGGACGAAATCGACTACGTTATCCCGGGTAATGACGACGCGATCCGCGCCGTGAAGCTCCTGACTGGTAAAATGGCTGATGCCGTTGTTGAAGCTCACCAAGGCGAAGATACAACTACAGCCTAA